A window from Peromyscus eremicus chromosome 1, PerEre_H2_v1, whole genome shotgun sequence encodes these proteins:
- the LOC131904002 gene encoding vomeronasal type-1 receptor 4-like, protein MDLKNLAIGTVFLLQSTVGIVGNFSLLSFYLIHYYIGQKLKTKDLILSHLFTANSLIIVSKGVLETIQAFGMKWFISDFGCKLLLYIQRLGRNMSICTISFLSVYQAITISPSDSCWKDLKIKAPKYIGLSISLCWILYMIINMIFPVYLYIKGDSKNLTHKRDLKYCSTVGYNKVTGLLYIALIVFPEVLLSVIIAWTGGSMVFILYRHKQWVQHIHSIYVSTSAFPESRATQSILVLMFTFLGFYALSSILQGWNALVYNSEWWLMNTTAIISVCFPTLGPFIMGHNSIVFKFLLFSMRNQNIT, encoded by the coding sequence ATGGACCTAAAGAATTTGGCAATAGGAACAGTCTTCTTACTCCAGAGCACAGTTGGAATTGTGGgaaatttctctcttctttccttctacctcatCCATTACTACATTGGACAGAAGTTAAAGACCAAGGATTTGATTCTCTCACACCTCTTCACAGCTAACTCCTTGATCATTGTTTCTAAAGGTGTGCTAGAGACAATACAGGCTTTTGGGATGAAATGGTTTATCAGTGATTTTGGCTGCAAACTACTTTTGTACATTCAAAGACTTGGCAGAAACATGTCTATTTGCACCATCAGTTTCTTGAGTGTCTATCAGGCCATCACTATCAGCCCTAGTGACTCCTGTTGGAAGGATCTGAAAATCAAAGCTCCAAAGTACATTGGACTCTCCATTTCCCTCTGCTGGATCCTATACATGATAATAAATATGATTTTCCCTGTGTATCTATATATCAAAGGGGACAGCAAAAACCTGACACATAAAAGAGATTTAAAGTATTGCTCCACTGTAGGTTATAATAAAGTCACAGGCTTATTGTATATAGCTTTAATTGTATTTCCTGAAGTTTTGCTTTCTGTGATCATTGCCTGGACTGGGGGATCCATGGTTTTCATTCTCTACAGGCACAAGCAATGGGTTCAACACATCCATAGCATTTATGTTTCCACCAGTGCATTCCCTGAGTCCAGAGCCACCCAGAGCATCCTGGTCCTGATGTTCACTTTTCTAGGCTTTTATGCCCTCTCCTCCATCTTACAGGGTTGGAATGCTCTTGTATATAATAGTGAATGGTGGCTAATGAACACCACAGCCATCATTTCTGTGTGCTTTCCCACATTAGGCCCTTTTATTATGGGACATAACTCCATTGTATTtaaatttctccttttctccatgagaaatcaaaatatcacataa